The proteins below come from a single Chryseobacterium sp. MA9 genomic window:
- a CDS encoding glutathione peroxidase translates to MKNIFLLLLSCIAFLQSCTNQKSEISKAKTIELMGKTIYDFKVESLDGKEINFADFKGKKILIVNTASECGFTPQYADLEKVYEEYKDKLVVVGFPANNFGGQEPGTNTEIGAFCQKNYGVTFPLAAKVSVKGDDTAPIFKYLTEQELNGVKNTTILWNFTKFLVDENGKLIDSFVSTTKPTDEAITKYLK, encoded by the coding sequence ATGAAAAATATTTTTTTACTGCTGCTTTCTTGTATAGCATTCCTGCAAAGCTGCACCAATCAAAAAAGTGAAATTTCTAAAGCCAAAACCATTGAACTTATGGGAAAAACAATATATGACTTCAAAGTAGAAAGTCTTGACGGGAAAGAAATCAATTTTGCAGATTTCAAAGGAAAAAAAATCCTGATTGTCAATACCGCTTCAGAATGTGGGTTTACCCCTCAGTATGCTGATCTTGAAAAGGTATATGAGGAATATAAAGATAAACTGGTTGTAGTAGGATTCCCTGCCAATAATTTTGGAGGACAAGAGCCTGGAACCAATACCGAAATTGGCGCTTTCTGCCAGAAAAATTACGGAGTGACATTCCCTTTGGCTGCTAAAGTTTCTGTGAAAGGAGATGACACAGCTCCAATCTTCAAGTATTTAACAGAACAGGAATTAAACGGAGTAAAAAACACAACCATTCTTTGGAATTTTACCAAATTTCTGGTTGACGAAAACGGAAAACTGATTGATTCTTTTGTAAGTACTACAAAGCCTACAGATGAGGCTATTACAAAATATCTGAAATAA